A section of the Campylobacter porcelli genome encodes:
- the aroB gene encoding 3-dehydroquinate synthase, translating to MQIDINLDKNSYKVYIDELDKLKFKGKVSIITNSKVGGLYLAEILDLIEADEKYVITIADGEEYKNLATIEDILEQLFVSRLDRSSTIIALGGGVVSDMSGFVASIYERGIDFITIPTTLLAQVDASVGGKTGINNKFGKNLIGSFYQPKAVYCQSKFLKSLPSREFVAGIAEAIKMAVMFDKKFFEFFESCDINNQDDLTKIIKRCVELKAMVVSQDEREKGLRAVLNYGHTFAHVIENELNYKGLLHGEAVAVGMNMANKLAVNLGLLSVKELDRIENLLIKFDLPTKYKIKDEYAFYDAFNLDKKSENSVIKFILPNGIGANTIKSDISKEQVIEVLRLFK from the coding sequence ATGCAAATTGATATAAATTTAGATAAAAATAGTTATAAAGTCTATATAGATGAGCTTGATAAACTCAAATTTAAAGGCAAGGTATCTATAATTACCAATTCTAAGGTTGGCGGACTATATTTAGCTGAAATTTTAGATCTAATCGAAGCTGATGAGAAGTATGTTATCACCATTGCAGATGGAGAAGAGTATAAAAATTTAGCTACAATCGAAGATATTTTAGAGCAGCTTTTTGTAAGTCGCTTAGATCGCTCTAGCACTATAATAGCCCTTGGTGGTGGGGTGGTTAGCGATATGAGCGGATTTGTGGCTAGTATTTATGAGCGTGGGATTGACTTTATCACTATTCCTACTACGCTTTTAGCTCAAGTAGATGCAAGTGTAGGTGGTAAAACCGGCATAAATAATAAATTTGGTAAAAATTTAATCGGTAGTTTCTATCAACCCAAAGCAGTCTATTGCCAAAGTAAATTTTTAAAAAGCCTACCTAGTCGTGAATTCGTAGCTGGCATAGCTGAGGCAATTAAGATGGCAGTGATGTTTGATAAAAAGTTTTTTGAATTTTTTGAAAGTTGTGATATAAACAATCAAGATGATTTAACCAAAATTATTAAGCGATGCGTTGAGCTAAAAGCGATGGTAGTTAGCCAAGATGAGCGTGAAAAAGGCTTAAGAGCGGTATTAAATTATGGTCATACCTTTGCTCATGTGATAGAAAATGAGCTAAATTATAAAGGTCTTTTACACGGCGAGGCAGTGGCTGTAGGAATGAATATGGCAAATAAATTAGCAGTAAATTTAGGGCTTTTGAGCGTTAAGGAGCTTGATAGAATAGAGAATTTACTAATCAAATTTGACCTTCCAACAAAGTATAAAATAAAAGATGAATACGCATTTTATGACGCATTTAACCTAGATAAAAAGAGTGAAAATAGCGTGATTAAATTTATTCTTCCAAATGGAATTGGAGCAAATACCATAAAAAGTGATATATCCAAAGAGCAAGTAATTGAAGTTTTAAGGCTATTTAAATGA
- a CDS encoding RNA-binding S4 domain-containing protein: protein MRVDKFLNTVNITKRRAISEDMCKSGVVSINGVVAKPSKEVKISDKITIKFLVKEISYEVLAIPTTKSIPKSEQSSYVKEI, encoded by the coding sequence ATGAGAGTAGATAAATTTTTAAATACAGTAAATATCACTAAACGCCGTGCAATTAGCGAAGATATGTGTAAAAGTGGCGTAGTAAGCATAAATGGAGTTGTAGCTAAGCCTAGTAAAGAGGTAAAAATCAGCGATAAGATTACGATTAAATTCCTAGTTAAAGAGATTAGCTATGAAGTATTAGCTATCCCAACGACCAAATCAATCCCAAAAAGCGAGCAAAGTAGCTATGTCAAAGAGATTTAA
- a CDS encoding argininosuccinate synthase, with amino-acid sequence MKAKDVKKVVLAYSGGLDTSIILKWLQDEYKCEVVTFTADIGQGEEVEPARAKAISLGIKPENIFIEDLKEEFVRDFVFPMFRANAIYEGEYLLGTSIARPLIAKRLVEIAAKTGADCISHGATGKGNDQVRFEIGAYALNPNIKVIAPWREWDLDSREKLLAYASKHGIDISKKKGKSPYSMDANLLHISYEGLILEDPNNAPEDDMWRWTTSPKDAPNESEIIEITYKNGDPVALNGKELKASKMLEELNRLGAKHGVGRLDIVENRYVGMKSRGCYETPGGTIMLKAHRAIESITLDREAAHLKDELMPRYAKLIYNGYWFSPERKMLQAAIDESQKHVNGIVRVELYKGNVIIIGRDSKSDNLFNEAYCTFEEDSVYDQKDANGFIKLNALRFIIAGKNGRKID; translated from the coding sequence ATGAAGGCAAAAGATGTCAAAAAGGTAGTTTTGGCCTATAGTGGCGGACTTGATACTAGTATAATTTTAAAATGGCTACAAGATGAGTATAAGTGCGAGGTTGTCACATTCACAGCTGATATTGGTCAAGGTGAAGAGGTAGAACCAGCTCGCGCAAAGGCTATTAGCCTTGGTATAAAACCTGAAAATATTTTTATCGAAGATTTAAAAGAGGAATTTGTAAGAGATTTCGTATTTCCTATGTTTAGAGCCAATGCTATATACGAAGGCGAGTATCTACTAGGCACATCTATTGCTAGACCTTTAATAGCAAAAAGACTTGTTGAGATAGCGGCAAAGACTGGGGCTGATTGCATTAGTCATGGCGCTACAGGCAAGGGGAATGATCAAGTAAGATTTGAGATAGGGGCTTACGCTCTAAATCCAAATATCAAAGTTATAGCACCTTGGAGAGAGTGGGATTTAGATAGTCGTGAAAAGCTTTTAGCATATGCTTCAAAGCACGGAATAGATATAAGCAAGAAAAAAGGCAAATCCCCATACTCAATGGATGCAAATTTACTTCATATCTCATATGAAGGATTGATTTTAGAAGATCCAAATAACGCTCCAGAAGATGATATGTGGCGTTGGACAACAAGCCCAAAAGATGCTCCAAATGAAAGCGAAATCATAGAAATCACATATAAAAATGGCGACCCAGTAGCATTAAATGGCAAGGAGTTAAAAGCTAGTAAGATGCTTGAAGAGCTAAATAGACTTGGGGCAAAGCATGGAGTTGGCAGACTTGATATAGTTGAAAATCGCTATGTAGGTATGAAGAGTCGTGGATGCTATGAGACTCCAGGAGGCACAATAATGCTAAAAGCACATAGAGCCATTGAGAGTATAACTCTAGATAGAGAAGCAGCTCATTTAAAAGATGAATTAATGCCAAGATATGCAAAATTAATCTATAATGGATATTGGTTCTCTCCAGAAAGAAAGATGCTACAAGCCGCAATCGATGAGAGTCAAAAACATGTAAATGGTATAGTAAGAGTGGAATTATATAAAGGCAATGTGATAATAATTGGTAGAGATAGTAAGAGTGATAATCTATTTAACGAGGCTTATTGCACATTTGAAGAAGATAGCGTATATGACCAAAAAGACGCAAATGGCTTTATCAAATTAAATGCTCTTCGCTTTATCATCGCTGGTAAAAATGGTAGAAAAATTGATTAA
- the tsaE gene encoding tRNA (adenosine(37)-N6)-threonylcarbamoyltransferase complex ATPase subunit type 1 TsaE: MSKRFKLGLNELNSLVKELPNSGIIALRGNLASGKTTLSKAIINSSNLVTSPTFSIMQEYDGVYHYDIYSGGFKALKQNGLYENLYEDGLHIIEWADDELLEFAKTNGLDVCIVDIEICGDERIYEVSYA; encoded by the coding sequence ATGTCAAAGAGATTTAAACTTGGTTTAAATGAGCTTAATAGCCTTGTAAAAGAGCTACCAAATAGCGGAATTATCGCTCTTAGGGGAAATTTAGCTAGTGGTAAAACTACACTTAGCAAGGCAATTATAAATAGTTCAAATTTAGTTACTTCGCCAACTTTTAGCATAATGCAAGAGTATGATGGAGTGTATCACTATGATATATATAGCGGTGGCTTTAAAGCATTAAAACAAAATGGATTATATGAGAATTTATATGAAGATGGACTTCATATAATTGAGTGGGCAGATGATGAGCTACTTGAGTTTGCTAAGACAAATGGGCTTGATGTGTGTATTGTGGATATTGAAATTTGCGGTGATGAGAGAATTTATGAGGTGAGTTATGCATAG
- the murG gene encoding undecaprenyldiphospho-muramoylpentapeptide beta-N-acetylglucosaminyltransferase, with translation MIAITGGGTGGHLAIAKAFANELNSRGIKTIFIGSSSGQDRMWFENSDIFDATYFLNSSGVVNKRGLGRLKSLINILSLSFKCKQIFSTHGVSLVISVGGYSAAPAAFGAIMWGKKLYIHEQNAVIGRLNLILKPFAKGFFSSYFEPKFSYPVDEKFFKTRRVRENLKTILFLGGSQGANFINSLAVNLAKDLDKNGVKIIHQCGQKEYEIICKKYEEIGVKAEVFPFSKDIELFMNRADFCISRAGASTIWELCANGLPTLFIPFPHAANNHQFHNAKFLQDQDAGMIIEQNKIDKDSLINIIYSINLKNISQKLISLIDKDGAKTIINSILK, from the coding sequence ATGATAGCAATTACAGGTGGCGGGACTGGTGGACATTTAGCTATTGCTAAAGCGTTTGCTAATGAGCTAAATTCGCGTGGCATTAAGACGATATTTATAGGCTCAAGTAGCGGACAAGATAGAATGTGGTTTGAAAATAGTGATATATTTGATGCTACATACTTTTTAAATAGCAGTGGTGTGGTAAATAAGCGAGGTTTGGGTAGATTAAAATCTTTAATTAATATACTAAGTCTATCTTTTAAATGTAAGCAAATTTTTAGTACTCATGGGGTTAGCTTAGTTATTAGCGTGGGTGGATATAGTGCAGCTCCAGCGGCATTTGGTGCTATTATGTGGGGTAAAAAGTTATATATTCACGAGCAAAATGCTGTGATTGGTAGGTTAAATTTAATCCTTAAGCCATTTGCTAAGGGGTTTTTTAGCTCATATTTTGAGCCAAAATTTAGCTATCCTGTTGATGAGAAATTTTTTAAAACAAGAAGAGTTCGAGAAAATTTAAAGACAATTTTATTTCTTGGTGGCTCACAAGGGGCGAATTTTATCAACTCATTAGCTGTAAATTTGGCTAAAGATTTAGATAAAAATGGGGTTAAAATTATCCATCAATGCGGTCAAAAAGAGTATGAGATAATTTGTAAAAAATATGAAGAAATTGGCGTAAAAGCTGAAGTTTTCCCTTTTAGTAAAGATATTGAGCTTTTTATGAATAGAGCTGATTTTTGCATTAGTAGGGCTGGAGCTAGCACTATTTGGGAGCTTTGTGCAAATGGCTTACCTACACTTTTTATACCATTTCCGCACGCTGCAAATAACCATCAATTCCATAATGCTAAATTTTTACAAGACCAAGACGCTGGAATGATAATAGAGCAAAATAAGATAGATAAAGATAGTTTAATAAATATAATTTATAGCATAAATTTAAAAAATATATCGCAAAAATTAATATCTTTAATAGATAAAGATGGTGCAAAAACCATTATTAACTCAATTTTAAAATAG
- a CDS encoding FtsW/RodA/SpoVE family cell cycle protein: MYEVDFRLFYTCVVLITIGMIFSLSLPAFTVLYYDFSSYHFFIRQFLVGVVGIFIMWKLSQIDPDKRWIGSLTSFEVIGFTLFFGSFLAMIIMQFLPTSLVPITGGAKRWIRFGPISLSPVEFFKIGFVFFLAWSFSRKLDHNKKRLKDEFMLLFPYFIIFAIAVFLIAILQKDLGQVVVLALTLIVLATFAGTSKRFFGLFGLAGVILVFFAIITQEHRIRRFQSWWVTNQDFVLSFLPASMADILRISGAEEPYQIGHSLNAIYHGGFFGVGLGNGTFKLGFLSEVHTDFVLAGIAEELGFIGIFGITLIMIFAIYRILKISSRNKNRVYHLFSLGVGTIITMAFLINSYGITSITPIKGIAVPFLSYGGSSILALCVGVGMVLMVSKKADLS, encoded by the coding sequence ATGTACGAGGTTGATTTTAGGCTATTTTATACCTGTGTTGTGCTTATTACTATTGGTATGATATTTTCGCTATCGCTACCAGCTTTTACCGTGCTTTATTATGATTTTTCTAGTTATCACTTTTTTATTAGGCAGTTTTTGGTGGGGGTTGTTGGAATTTTTATTATGTGGAAGCTTTCGCAAATTGACCCAGATAAGAGATGGATCGGCTCACTTACATCTTTTGAAGTGATAGGATTTACGCTATTTTTTGGCTCATTTTTAGCAATGATTATAATGCAGTTTTTGCCAACTTCGCTTGTGCCTATTACTGGCGGGGCTAAGCGTTGGATAAGATTTGGCCCTATCTCTTTATCTCCTGTGGAGTTTTTTAAAATTGGCTTTGTGTTTTTTTTAGCTTGGAGCTTTTCAAGAAAGCTAGATCACAATAAAAAGCGGCTAAAAGATGAATTTATGTTACTTTTTCCATATTTTATTATTTTTGCTATTGCTGTATTTTTGATTGCGATTTTACAAAAAGATTTAGGTCAAGTGGTGGTTTTAGCACTAACTTTGATAGTCTTAGCTACATTTGCTGGTACTAGTAAGAGATTTTTTGGTTTATTTGGTCTTGCTGGGGTAATTTTAGTCTTTTTTGCTATTATAACTCAGGAGCATAGGATTAGGAGATTTCAGTCTTGGTGGGTTACAAATCAAGATTTTGTATTGTCATTTTTACCAGCTAGTATGGCTGATATTTTACGGATAAGTGGAGCAGAGGAGCCATATCAGATAGGCCACTCGCTAAATGCTATATATCATGGTGGATTTTTTGGTGTGGGGCTTGGAAATGGGACATTTAAGCTTGGATTTTTAAGCGAAGTTCATACAGATTTTGTATTAGCTGGAATCGCTGAAGAGCTTGGATTTATCGGTATTTTTGGTATTACTTTGATAATGATATTTGCAATTTATAGGATACTTAAAATTTCATCAAGAAATAAAAATAGAGTTTATCATCTATTTAGTTTAGGGGTTGGGACGATTATTACGATGGCGTTTTTAATCAACTCATATGGTATTACATCAATTACGCCTATTAAAGGGATTGCGGTTCCTTTTTTGAGTTATGGGGGTAGCTCTATTTTAGCACTTTGTGTAGGAGTTGGAATGGTGCTTATGGTTAGTAAGAAAGCAGATCTATCATGA
- a CDS encoding RNA polymerase factor sigma-54: protein MKLSQKLTAKTKLNQTLRSWLPILQASGDELKETLEPFLEKNPFAQLEPNPKSRSINFYNDLYKTSISDAIESNIIYKESLYEKLYNQIDDRLFPSQKSKEIANLIIESISDEGYFEWSDEKFANFSKEEVERVRARFAYLEPIGVGAVDYKESFIFQLNDLCDDDEIYRLCVEIIENFENISKFTKRKNYDAAMSIIKKFKNPPAIEYMDSDILVIPDIFVYDNDGAIEVAVNDEFYPHINIDIDGVDEKSEFVSSKIKEAKDLIDALEMRKSTLYKIGLMIIEYQYDYFFGGDIKPMKLKDIADDLGRNPSTISRAIQNKFLSSKRGIVPLKNFFTAAAAKEVSNAAIKEFLLNLIKNENRLKPLSDEAILAMIESEFDIKLVRRTITKYRKMLNIASSSERKKLYAIQG, encoded by the coding sequence ATGAAACTCTCTCAAAAGCTCACCGCTAAAACTAAATTAAATCAAACTCTTCGCAGCTGGTTGCCTATTTTACAAGCTTCTGGTGATGAGCTAAAGGAGACTTTAGAGCCATTTTTAGAAAAAAACCCATTTGCTCAGCTAGAGCCAAATCCAAAAAGTAGATCTATTAATTTTTATAACGATCTATATAAAACTAGCATAAGTGATGCGATAGAATCAAACATAATTTATAAAGAGAGCCTTTATGAAAAGCTATATAATCAAATCGATGATAGATTGTTTCCTTCTCAAAAGTCCAAAGAGATAGCAAATTTGATTATTGAGTCTATTAGTGATGAGGGCTATTTTGAGTGGAGTGATGAGAAATTTGCTAATTTTAGCAAGGAGGAAGTTGAGAGAGTTCGTGCTAGATTTGCCTATTTAGAGCCTATTGGAGTTGGGGCTGTGGATTATAAGGAGAGTTTTATATTTCAGCTTAATGATCTATGCGATGATGATGAGATATATAGGCTTTGTGTTGAGATTATAGAAAATTTTGAAAATATCAGTAAATTTACAAAACGCAAAAATTATGACGCCGCTATGAGTATAATAAAAAAATTCAAAAACCCCCCGGCAATAGAGTATATGGATAGTGATATATTAGTTATTCCTGATATTTTTGTTTATGATAATGATGGTGCGATAGAGGTGGCTGTAAATGATGAATTTTATCCACATATTAATATTGATATAGATGGAGTTGATGAAAAAAGCGAGTTTGTATCTAGTAAAATCAAAGAGGCAAAGGATCTAATCGATGCATTAGAGATGCGTAAATCCACGCTTTATAAGATTGGTTTAATGATAATAGAATATCAATATGACTACTTCTTTGGTGGAGATATAAAGCCTATGAAGCTAAAAGATATCGCTGATGATTTAGGCAGAAATCCATCTACTATTAGCCGTGCGATACAAAATAAATTTCTAAGCTCCAAACGAGGAATTGTCCCACTAAAAAATTTCTTTACAGCAGCAGCGGCAAAAGAGGTATCAAATGCCGCTATTAAGGAGTTTTTGCTAAACTTAATTAAGAATGAAAATAGATTAAAGCCTTTAAGCGATGAGGCGATTTTGGCTATGATTGAGAGTGAATTTGATATAAAATTAGTCCGCAGAACTATAACCAAATATCGTAAAATGCTAAATATTGCTAGCTCAAGTGAGCGTAAAAAATTATACGCAATTCAAGGCTAA
- a CDS encoding mechanosensitive ion channel domain-containing protein encodes MSKIIAFLIFFTTILMAGDQNQLNENINRLDTALKSNIWLIKYANYNTYQNLLLELEQAQNQLKNSDKSTQNYEEASSRVASLKEQIELLKEYERSPFQNMLAVPDIEEEYKITNPIAIIGGFSYIKRLKGQKAEYYSRLAQLEVAVDILSKKQNLLQEIYDANKTTANYTNLVEINRTLSEFNIAKEIATTTFGVYQTRLDETINRATDSLTSQIKETLTIFFTILIVILIGFLLKYTAKKYLTDNQKFYTINKFINVINFTIIIFILLFAYIENVSYMVTILGFASAGLAIAMKDMFMSLLGWSVIIFGGTFHVGDRIRVRYQNGDYVGDIIDISLLRMTIYEDITLTTYKVNRRSGRIIFIPNNYIFTELIANYTHSGMKTVWDGIDIMLSFDSNHKKAMHIIKNIARKYSKGYTDIAKQQMNKLRDQYNIKNTNVEPRIFSFFEPYGINISVWYMNNSYGTLALRSTISAEIVEALNAESDIKIAYPTQTLFMGRHFGKIENQQLEFNKENID; translated from the coding sequence ATGAGTAAAATCATAGCTTTTTTAATATTTTTTACCACCATTTTAATGGCTGGTGATCAAAATCAGCTAAATGAGAATATAAATAGATTAGATACAGCCTTAAAGAGCAATATTTGGCTGATAAAATATGCTAATTATAACACTTATCAAAATCTACTATTAGAGTTAGAACAGGCTCAAAATCAGCTAAAAAATAGTGATAAATCCACTCAAAACTATGAAGAAGCTAGTAGCAGAGTGGCTAGTTTAAAAGAGCAAATTGAGCTTTTAAAAGAGTATGAGCGATCTCCATTTCAAAATATGTTAGCCGTGCCTGATATTGAAGAGGAGTATAAGATCACAAATCCAATTGCTATAATTGGCGGTTTTTCATATATTAAGCGTCTTAAGGGGCAAAAGGCTGAGTATTATAGTCGCTTAGCACAACTTGAGGTGGCTGTGGATATTCTTAGTAAAAAGCAAAATTTACTCCAAGAGATTTATGACGCAAATAAAACTACAGCAAACTATACAAATTTAGTTGAGATCAATAGAACTTTAAGCGAATTTAATATAGCCAAAGAGATTGCTACAACTACATTTGGAGTATATCAAACTAGATTAGATGAGACTATTAACCGTGCTACTGATAGCCTAACATCACAAATTAAAGAGACTTTAACTATATTTTTTACCATTCTTATTGTTATTTTGATTGGATTTTTGCTTAAATATACAGCTAAAAAATATCTTACAGATAATCAAAAATTCTACACAATAAATAAATTTATAAATGTTATTAATTTTACTATTATTATATTTATTTTGCTTTTTGCGTATATAGAAAATGTCAGCTATATGGTAACTATCCTTGGTTTTGCTTCAGCTGGTTTGGCTATTGCTATGAAGGATATGTTTATGAGTCTTCTTGGATGGAGCGTGATTATCTTTGGTGGGACATTTCATGTGGGTGATAGAATTCGTGTAAGATACCAAAATGGCGATTATGTAGGCGATATTATCGATATTAGTCTGCTTAGAATGACAATTTATGAGGATATTACGCTAACTACATATAAGGTAAATCGCCGAAGTGGTAGAATTATATTTATACCAAATAACTATATATTTACAGAGCTAATTGCTAACTACACTCACAGCGGTATGAAAACCGTGTGGGATGGAATCGATATAATGCTAAGCTTTGATAGTAATCATAAAAAGGCTATGCATATTATTAAAAATATAGCAAGAAAGTATTCAAAAGGCTACACTGATATTGCCAAGCAACAGATGAATAAGCTTAGAGATCAATACAATATTAAAAATACAAATGTAGAACCTAGGATATTTAGCTTTTTTGAGCCTTATGGGATTAATATTAGTGTATGGTATATGAATAATTCATATGGCACGCTTGCGCTTAGAAGCACTATTAGCGCTGAAATTGTCGAGGCATTAAATGCTGAGAGCGATATTAAAATCGCATACCCAACTCAAACTCTATTTATGGGAAGGCACTTTGGCAAAATCGAAAATCAGCAATTAGAATTTAATAAGGAAAATATAGATTGA
- the lptB gene encoding LPS export ABC transporter ATP-binding protein, with translation MHSLEVRNLKKNIKKTNIINGVSLEIKSGEVVGLLGPNGAGKTTTFYMICGLILPSSGEILLDGNDITANPLHKRAMQGIGYLPQESSIFKDLTVEENLILAAQILYKDGKIIDQKVDEMLNLLNIEPIRTRKGLSLSGGERRRCEIARSLMIMPKFLLLDEPFAGVDPIAVADIQSIINDLKKLNIGILITDHNVRETLAICDRAYVIKSGTLLASGSAKDVANNNLVRTHYLGEEFKLLD, from the coding sequence ATGCATAGCTTAGAGGTTAGAAATTTAAAGAAAAATATTAAAAAAACCAATATCATAAATGGGGTTTCGCTTGAGATTAAAAGCGGTGAAGTAGTGGGGCTCTTAGGGCCAAATGGAGCTGGTAAGACCACTACATTTTATATGATTTGTGGGCTTATTTTGCCTAGTAGTGGCGAGATTTTACTTGATGGAAATGATATTACGGCCAATCCTTTACATAAAAGAGCGATGCAAGGAATTGGATATTTACCTCAAGAAAGCAGTATTTTTAAAGATTTAACAGTAGAAGAAAATCTCATTTTAGCAGCACAAATTCTATATAAAGATGGTAAGATCATAGATCAAAAAGTAGATGAGATGCTAAATTTATTAAATATTGAACCTATTAGGACTAGAAAAGGGCTTAGTCTAAGTGGTGGAGAGAGGCGTAGATGTGAGATTGCTAGAAGCTTGATGATAATGCCAAAATTCTTACTACTTGATGAGCCATTTGCTGGGGTAGATCCGATTGCTGTGGCTGATATTCAAAGTATTATAAATGATCTTAAAAAATTAAATATTGGAATTTTAATCACAGATCACAATGTGCGAGAGACTTTGGCGATCTGTGATAGGGCTTATGTGATTAAAAGTGGAACTTTGCTAGCTAGTGGAAGCGCAAAAGATGTAGCCAATAATAATTTGGTTAGAACTCACTATCTTGGCGAAGAGTTTAAATTGCTAGACTAA
- a CDS encoding tyrosine-type recombinase/integrase → MKYKLDYKDNFRSSMLFWLSRYVKYKLNSLSNKELKDPKALASVNFALTKGVKDIEELDGLAKVARNAGLTGINTYFNPLKKIYETLNYYDLESLSQIDEELLSEVLASATGSLSDASKKNYRIAVINFFSYLSKQNEENGKSHIFDIELKNWGGISGKQGAKLPEFMGEDEVKKFIAAIDTAEFKSNTHRNRLIIKIIVFTGIRVSEAINLKRKDISQEGDLYIIRIRGKGNKYRVVMVKKHLIDTHLDAIAINYINQDGYIFVNRNGGKLTQAYVSRIVEQILFQAGIRKGKNGAHMLRHTFATMLYKKQKDLVLVQEALGHASLDTSRIYTHFDSDKLKLAAKVAEELND, encoded by the coding sequence ATGAAGTATAAGTTAGATTATAAAGATAATTTTCGAAGCTCTATGCTATTTTGGCTTAGTAGATATGTAAAATATAAGTTAAATTCCCTATCAAACAAAGAGCTAAAAGATCCAAAAGCCCTAGCTAGTGTAAATTTTGCTTTAACTAAAGGTGTGAAGGATATTGAAGAGCTAGATGGCTTAGCTAAGGTTGCTAGAAATGCTGGTTTGACTGGGATAAACACATATTTTAACCCCCTTAAAAAGATATATGAGACTCTAAATTATTATGATCTTGAGAGTCTCTCTCAGATAGATGAAGAGCTATTAAGCGAAGTATTAGCTAGTGCTACTGGCTCACTAAGCGATGCAAGTAAGAAAAATTATAGGATAGCAGTTATCAATTTTTTTAGTTATCTAAGTAAGCAAAATGAAGAGAATGGCAAATCTCATATCTTTGATATCGAGCTTAAAAATTGGGGTGGTATCAGCGGAAAGCAAGGGGCTAAACTACCTGAATTTATGGGCGAAGACGAGGTAAAAAAATTTATAGCCGCTATCGATACGGCTGAATTTAAGAGTAATACGCATAGAAATAGACTTATTATAAAGATTATTGTTTTTACTGGAATTAGAGTTAGTGAAGCAATAAATTTAAAACGAAAAGATATTAGCCAAGAAGGGGATTTATATATTATTAGGATACGAGGCAAAGGCAATAAATATAGAGTTGTGATGGTAAAAAAGCATTTGATTGATACGCATTTAGATGCTATAGCTATTAATTATATAAATCAAGATGGCTATATATTTGTCAATCGCAATGGCGGAAAGCTAACTCAAGCTTATGTAAGTCGGATTGTAGAGCAAATTTTATTTCAAGCTGGTATTAGAAAAGGCAAAAATGGTGCTCATATGCTTAGACATACATTTGCTACAATGCTATATAAAAAGCAAAAAGACCTAGTCTTAGTCCAAGAAGCTTTAGGTCATGCTAGTCTTGATACTTCTAGAATTTATACACATTTTGATAGCGATAAACTAAAGCTAGCCGCAAAGGTAGCTGAAGAGCTAAATGATTAG
- a CDS encoding HU family DNA-binding protein: MTKSEFVGLVANKASLTKKDAEAALDGVLEAISEVLTKGDSVTFVGFGTFSVTERAARTAKVPSTGKEVKVPAKKVVKFKVGKNFKDAVANCKSCKKK; this comes from the coding sequence ATGACAAAATCAGAATTTGTAGGCCTAGTAGCTAATAAAGCTAGCTTGACAAAAAAAGACGCAGAAGCTGCACTTGATGGTGTGCTTGAAGCAATTAGCGAAGTGCTAACAAAAGGCGATAGTGTTACTTTTGTCGGTTTTGGTACTTTTAGCGTAACTGAAAGAGCAGCCAGAACGGCTAAAGTTCCAAGCACTGGTAAAGAAGTTAAAGTTCCAGCTAAAAAAGTTGTTAAATTTAAAGTTGGTAAAAACTTTAAAGATGCAGTTGCTAACTGCAAATCTTGCAAGAAAAAATAA